In Citrus sinensis cultivar Valencia sweet orange chromosome 2, DVS_A1.0, whole genome shotgun sequence, a single genomic region encodes these proteins:
- the LOC102608182 gene encoding E3 ubiquitin-protein ligase AIRP2 isoform X1, giving the protein MYVGSMRKSFKDSLKVLEADIQHANTLASDFPREYDGACLQMRMSYSPAAHLFLFLVQWTDCHLAGALGLLRILIYKVYVDGTTTMSTHERKASIREFYAIIYPSLLQLQRGVTDTEDKKQKAVYMERYRRRDDEEQRQYTDADIEREEECGICMETNSKIVLPNCNHAMCLKCYREWRIRSQSCPFCRDSLKRVNSGDLWVYMDSRDIIDSATVTRENLRRLFLYIDKLPLIIPDNLFDPYDSHLR; this is encoded by the exons ATGTACGTGGGTTCCATGCGAAAATCGTTTAAGGACTCTTTGAAAGTTCTTGAAGCCGATATTCAGCATGCCAACACTCT GGCATCGGATTTTCCAAGGGAGTATGATGGTGCCTGCCTTCAGATGAGAATGTCATACAGTCCAGCTGCACACCTGTTCCTTTTTTTAGTACAATGGACAGACTGCCACCTTGCAGGAGCCCTTGGACTTCTGCGAATACTCATTTACAAG GTTTATGTGGATGGTACAACCACCATGTCTACCCATGAAAGAAAAGCAAGTATTAGAGAGTTCTATG CGATTATTTATCCCTCTTTGTTGCAACTCCAAAGAGGTGTTACAGACACAGAAGATAAGAAGCAGAAGGCAGTATACATGGAAAGGTATCGAAGAAGAGATGATGAGGAACAAAGGCAATATACAGATGCCGATAttgaaagagaagaagaatgcGGAATATGCATGGAGACAAATAGTAAGATTGTCTTGCCAAACTGCAACCACGCCATGTGCTTGAAATGTTACCGTGAATG GCGAATAAGATCTCAGTCATGCCCCTTTTGCCGCGACAGTCTAAAGAGAGTGAACTCAGGTGATCTCTGGGTATATATGGACAGCAGAGACATAATCGACTCAGCAACAGTGACAAGGGAGAATCTAAGACGGCTCTTCCTGTATATAGACAAGTTGCCGCTGATCATTCCTGATAACCTTTTTGACCCTTATGATTCCCACCTAAGATAG
- the LOC102608182 gene encoding E3 ubiquitin-protein ligase AIRP2 isoform X2: MRMSYSPAAHLFLFLVQWTDCHLAGALGLLRILIYKVYVDGTTTMSTHERKASIREFYAIIYPSLLQLQRGVTDTEDKKQKAVYMERYRRRDDEEQRQYTDADIEREEECGICMETNSKIVLPNCNHAMCLKCYREWRIRSQSCPFCRDSLKRVNSGDLWVYMDSRDIIDSATVTRENLRRLFLYIDKLPLIIPDNLFDPYDSHLR; encoded by the exons ATGAGAATGTCATACAGTCCAGCTGCACACCTGTTCCTTTTTTTAGTACAATGGACAGACTGCCACCTTGCAGGAGCCCTTGGACTTCTGCGAATACTCATTTACAAG GTTTATGTGGATGGTACAACCACCATGTCTACCCATGAAAGAAAAGCAAGTATTAGAGAGTTCTATG CGATTATTTATCCCTCTTTGTTGCAACTCCAAAGAGGTGTTACAGACACAGAAGATAAGAAGCAGAAGGCAGTATACATGGAAAGGTATCGAAGAAGAGATGATGAGGAACAAAGGCAATATACAGATGCCGATAttgaaagagaagaagaatgcGGAATATGCATGGAGACAAATAGTAAGATTGTCTTGCCAAACTGCAACCACGCCATGTGCTTGAAATGTTACCGTGAATG GCGAATAAGATCTCAGTCATGCCCCTTTTGCCGCGACAGTCTAAAGAGAGTGAACTCAGGTGATCTCTGGGTATATATGGACAGCAGAGACATAATCGACTCAGCAACAGTGACAAGGGAGAATCTAAGACGGCTCTTCCTGTATATAGACAAGTTGCCGCTGATCATTCCTGATAACCTTTTTGACCCTTATGATTCCCACCTAAGATAG
- the LOC102607890 gene encoding sphingolipid delta(4)-desaturase DES1-like, giving the protein MGWRRGEEREEGVMAADFFWSYTDEPHASRRRQILSQYPQIKELFGPDPWAFPKVTVVVLLQLYTATLLHDAGWLKILATAYFFGSFLNHNLFLAIHELSHNLAFSTPAYNRWLGILANLPVGVPMSVTFQKYHLEHHRFQGVDGIDMDIPSLTETRMVTNVVAKSIWVIFQLLFYAFRPVFLKPKPPGYWEFINFSIQIALDITIVYFWGWKSFAYLILSTFVGGGMHPMAGHFISEHYVFNPDQETYSYYGPLNFLTWHVGYHNEHHDFPRIPGNKLHKVREVAPEYYQGLASYKSWSQVIYMYIMDRTVGPFSRMKRKPSATKKSE; this is encoded by the exons atgGGGTGGAGGAGAGgggaagagagagaggaaggAGTAATGGCTGCAGATTTCTTCTGGTCATACACGGATGAGCCTCACGCTAGCAGGAGGCGGCAAATCCTCTCTCAGTACCCTCAAATTAAAGAGCTTTTTGGTCCTGACCCTTGGGCTTTTCCTaag GTTACTGTGGTTGTTCTTCTTCAGCTTTACACTGCTACTTTACTTCACGATGCAGGCTGGCTGAAGATACTGGCAACAGCCTACTTCTTTGGCTCTTTTCTCAACCACAATCTCTTCTTGGCCATTCATGAGCTCAGCCACAATCTCGCCTTCTCCACTCCAGCCTACAACCGTTGGCTTGGTATTCTTGCTAACCTTCCTGTTGGTGTGCCCATGTCTGTCACTTTCCAGAAGTATCACCTTGAGCACCATCGCTTTCAAGGAGTAGATGGTATTGACATGGACATACCAAGCCTAACTGAAACCCGAATGGTCACAAATGTTGTTGCAAAATCCATATGGGTCATCTTCCAACTCCTCTTCTATGCTTTCCGACCTGTATTTCTCAAACCGAAGCCACCTGGTTATTGGGAGTTCATTAACTTCTCTATTCAGATAGCTCTTGACATAACCATTGTTTACTTTTGGGGATGGAAATCTTTTGCTTATTTGATCCTTTCCACATTTGTTGGGGGTGGGATGCACCCCATGGCTGGTCACTTCATTTCAGAACATTATGTCTTCAACCCTGACCAGGAGACATATTCTTACTATGGCCCCCTCAATTTTCTAACGTGGCATGTGGGATACCACAATGAGCACCATGATTTCCCAAGAATTCCTGGAAACAAGCTCCACAAGGTCAGGGAGGTTGCACCTGAGTATTATCAGGGTTTAGCATCTTATAAATCTTGGAGCCAGGTTATATACATGTATATTATGGATAGGACAGTCGGCCCCTTTAGCCGAATGAAGAGAAAGCCTTCTGCAACAAAGAAATCCGAATAG
- the LOC102607595 gene encoding tetraspanin-19 — protein MERIAITCLQSFLKALNLIMGIVGISMILYGIWMIRVWQRDMEGQSFDDFCSINPWFICSFIGIGVTFCLITCLGHIAAASANGFCLSFYMLITCLLLLLETAIAADIQLNSEWEKDLPDDPTGRFHDFKKFVKSNFDIFKWIGIWIISAQVSSALLAMALRALGSNQGYSYDNDGEFLSDRLPLINHQVQAPAYVIGDPPFAAKYDPVKPTAYAWNTNK, from the exons ATGGAAAGAATAGCAATAACTTGCCTGCAGTCATTCCTAAAagctttgaatttgatcatGGGAATTGTTGGTATATCTATGATCCTATATGGGATTTGGATGATCAGAGTTTGGCAGAGAGACATGGAAGGGCaatcatttgatgatttttgttcaataaatCCATG GTTTATATGCAGTTTCATTGGCATTGGTGTGACCTTTTGTCTTATAACATGCCTGGGTCATATTGCCGCCGCTAGTGCTAATGGCTTTTGCCTATCTTTC TATATGCTGATTACCTGTTTGCTTCTTCTATTGGAGACTGCAATAGCTGCCGATATTCAGCTAAACTCTGAATGGGAGAAG GATTTACCTGATGACCCAACAGGGAGGTTCCATGATTTCAAGAAATTTGTGAAATCGAACTTTGATATCTTCAAATGGATAGGCATTTGGATCATCTCGGCACag GTTTCTTCTGCTTTATTGGCAATGGCTTTAAGAGCTCTTGGGTCAAACCAAGGCTACAGCTACGACAATGATGGTGAATTCCTTTCAGACAGGCTTCCACTTATAAATCACCAAGTTCAAGCACCGGCATATGTCATCGGAGATCCACCCTTTGCCGCAAAATATGACCCTGTCAAACCGACTGCATATGCATGGAAT ACGAACAAGTGA
- the LOC102607298 gene encoding general transcription and DNA repair factor IIH subunit TFB2 isoform X1: protein MPLVKIIAKNFMDMVASLTARDLDRLYENPFICEAILRSLPPLAKKYVMQMFYIDGAIPAKMMEEWVLPDGFTKHRVAIDRLVQLRLFSEEKKKETTYRLNSTFQSNLRKHLIYGGALPREPMPSGITARLPTLEDLEAYAIGQWECFLLQLISSTQAERPTNFSSSMMKVFQRGLLSRRDKEAPRLTESGFQFLLMDTNAQLWYIVREYISNSQERGINQADLISFLLELSFHVAGEAYNLNTLSEIQKSMIKDFADLGLVKLQQGRKENWFIPTKLATNLSMSLTDSSARKEGFIVVETNFRMYAYSTSKLHCEILRLFSKVEYQLPNLIVGAITKESLYNAFENGITAEQIISFLQQNAHPRVADRMPSVPENVCDQIRLWESDLNRVEMTPAHYYDEFPSRDVFEAACDYARDRSGLLWEDPKKMRLVVKAEIHMHMREFLRGQNK, encoded by the exons ATGCCGCTGGTGAAGATCATAGCGAAAAATTTCATGGACATGGTGGCGTCACTGACCGCTAGAGACCTCGATAGGCTCTACGAGAATCCCTTCATTTGCGAAGCCATTCTCAG GTCACTGCCACCACTAGCAAAGAAGTATGTAATGCAAATGTTCTACATTGATGGTGCAATACCGGCTAAGATGATGGAGGAGTGGGTGCTTCCAGATGGGTTCACTAAGCACAGGGTAGCCATTGATCGGTTGGTTCAGTTGAGATTATTTTCAGAGGAAAA GAAGAAGGAAACCACTTATAGATTAAATTCAACATTCCAGTCTAACCTCCGGAAGCATTTAATATATGG TGGAGCTTTGCCAAGGGAACCAATGCCTTCTGGTATTACTGCAAGGCTTCCAACCTTGGAGGACCTTGAGGCCTATGCCATTGGACAATGGGAG TGTTTCTTGCTGCAACTTATTAGTTCAACCCAAGCTGAGAGGCCAACAAATTTCAGCTCTTCCATGATGAAGGTTTTCCAGCGTGGTCTTTTGAGTCGAAG GGATAAAGAAGCCCCAAGATTAACAGAGAgtggttttcaatttttg CTGATGGATACTAATGCACAGCTGTGGTACATCGTTAGAGAATATATCTCCAATTCCCAG GAACGAGGCATAAATCAAGCAGAtctgatttcttttcttctggAGCTTAGTTTCCACGTTGCTGGTGAG GCATATAATTTAAACACACTGAGTGAAATACAAAAAAGTATGATCAAAGACTTTGCAGACTTGGGATTGGTCAAACTTCAGCAG GGCAGGAAAGAGAATTGGTTTATACCTACTAAATTAGCTACCAATCTTTCAATGAGCTTAACTGATTCATCAGCACGGAAAGAG GGATTTATTGTAGTGGAAACAAACTTCAGGATGTATGCTTATTCAACATCTAAGCTACACTGTGAAATTTTGCGTCTTTTCTCAAA GGTAGAGTATCAACTTCCAAACCTTATAGTTGGAGCAATAACCAAAGAAAGCTTGTATAATGCTTTTGAGAATGGGATTACTGCTGAGCAG ATAATTAGTTTTCTTCAGCAAAATGCACATCCTCGGGTTGCTGACAGAATGCCATCCGTACCAGAAAATGTCTGTGATCAG ATAAGATTGTGGGAATCAGATCTGAATAGGGTTGAGATGACCCCTGCTCATTATTATGATGAGTTTCCCTCAAGG GATGTCTTTGAAGCTGCTTGTGACTATGCAAGAGATCGAAGTGGTTTGCTATGGGAGGATCCAAAGAAAATGCGTCTAGTCGTTAAGGCAGAAATTCACATGCACATGAGAGAGTTCCTTCGGGGTCAAAACAAGTAG
- the LOC102607298 gene encoding general transcription and DNA repair factor IIH subunit TFB2 isoform X2: MPLVKIIAKNFMDMVASLTARDLDRLYENPFICEAILRSLPPLAKKYVMQMFYIDGAIPAKMMEEWVLPDGFTKHRVAIDRLVQLRLFSEEKKKETTYRLNSTFQSNLRKHLIYGGALPREPMPSGITARLPTLEDLEAYAIGQWECFLLQLISSTQAERPTNFSSSMMKVFQRGLLSRRDKEAPRLTESGFQFLLMDTNAQLWYIVREYISNSQERGINQADLISFLLELSFHVAGEGRKENWFIPTKLATNLSMSLTDSSARKEGFIVVETNFRMYAYSTSKLHCEILRLFSKVEYQLPNLIVGAITKESLYNAFENGITAEQIISFLQQNAHPRVADRMPSVPENVCDQIRLWESDLNRVEMTPAHYYDEFPSRDVFEAACDYARDRSGLLWEDPKKMRLVVKAEIHMHMREFLRGQNK; the protein is encoded by the exons ATGCCGCTGGTGAAGATCATAGCGAAAAATTTCATGGACATGGTGGCGTCACTGACCGCTAGAGACCTCGATAGGCTCTACGAGAATCCCTTCATTTGCGAAGCCATTCTCAG GTCACTGCCACCACTAGCAAAGAAGTATGTAATGCAAATGTTCTACATTGATGGTGCAATACCGGCTAAGATGATGGAGGAGTGGGTGCTTCCAGATGGGTTCACTAAGCACAGGGTAGCCATTGATCGGTTGGTTCAGTTGAGATTATTTTCAGAGGAAAA GAAGAAGGAAACCACTTATAGATTAAATTCAACATTCCAGTCTAACCTCCGGAAGCATTTAATATATGG TGGAGCTTTGCCAAGGGAACCAATGCCTTCTGGTATTACTGCAAGGCTTCCAACCTTGGAGGACCTTGAGGCCTATGCCATTGGACAATGGGAG TGTTTCTTGCTGCAACTTATTAGTTCAACCCAAGCTGAGAGGCCAACAAATTTCAGCTCTTCCATGATGAAGGTTTTCCAGCGTGGTCTTTTGAGTCGAAG GGATAAAGAAGCCCCAAGATTAACAGAGAgtggttttcaatttttg CTGATGGATACTAATGCACAGCTGTGGTACATCGTTAGAGAATATATCTCCAATTCCCAG GAACGAGGCATAAATCAAGCAGAtctgatttcttttcttctggAGCTTAGTTTCCACGTTGCTGGTGAG GGCAGGAAAGAGAATTGGTTTATACCTACTAAATTAGCTACCAATCTTTCAATGAGCTTAACTGATTCATCAGCACGGAAAGAG GGATTTATTGTAGTGGAAACAAACTTCAGGATGTATGCTTATTCAACATCTAAGCTACACTGTGAAATTTTGCGTCTTTTCTCAAA GGTAGAGTATCAACTTCCAAACCTTATAGTTGGAGCAATAACCAAAGAAAGCTTGTATAATGCTTTTGAGAATGGGATTACTGCTGAGCAG ATAATTAGTTTTCTTCAGCAAAATGCACATCCTCGGGTTGCTGACAGAATGCCATCCGTACCAGAAAATGTCTGTGATCAG ATAAGATTGTGGGAATCAGATCTGAATAGGGTTGAGATGACCCCTGCTCATTATTATGATGAGTTTCCCTCAAGG GATGTCTTTGAAGCTGCTTGTGACTATGCAAGAGATCGAAGTGGTTTGCTATGGGAGGATCCAAAGAAAATGCGTCTAGTCGTTAAGGCAGAAATTCACATGCACATGAGAGAGTTCCTTCGGGGTCAAAACAAGTAG
- the LOC102606813 gene encoding uncharacterized protein LOC102606813 isoform X1 produces the protein MNQMIPQQWASPCGNQCTQKFAALTQIPWRVFCKKGCDADGETWEECLAECNEICYKDPVLKDRQWSAYIDRSPGAANYSEECFHACVAGCGYKVSFLSSVKAMVAILFGFTFTTDLLMCILQFEIDTEKVDKVRPNRPPPPPPVAKPPPHVVRPGELTQDLPGTSA, from the exons atgaATCAGATGATACCGCAACAATGGGCATCTCCTTGCGGAAATCAATGCACTCAAAAATTTGCAGCCCTCACGCAAATTCCAT GGAGAGTATTTTGCAAAAAGGGATGTGATGCTGACGGTGAGACGTGGGAAGAAT GCTTGGCAGAGTGCAATGAGATATGCTATAAGGACCCTGTACTAAAGGACCGCCAATGGAGTGCTTACATTGATCGCTCTCCTGGAGCTGCTAATTATTCTGAG GAATGTTTCCATGCTTGTGTAGCTGGCTGTGGTTATAAGGTTAGTTTTTTGTCATCTGTTAAGGCCATGGTTGCTATATTATTCGGTTTCACATTCACTACTGACCTGTTGATGTGCATATTGCAGTTTGAGATTGACACAGAGAAAGTTGATAAAGTACGACCAAACAGGCCACCTCCACCTCCCCCTGTTGCGAAGCCACCCCCCCACGTTGTCAGACCTGGTGAGCTTACTCAGGACTTGCCCGGCACTTCAGCATAG
- the LOC102606813 gene encoding uncharacterized protein LOC102606813 isoform X2 gives MNQMIPQQWASPCGNQCTQKFAALTQIPWRVFCKKGCDADGETWEECLAECNEICYKDPVLKDRQWSAYIDRSPGAANYSEECFHACVAGCGYKFEIDTEKVDKVRPNRPPPPPPVAKPPPHVVRPGELTQDLPGTSA, from the exons atgaATCAGATGATACCGCAACAATGGGCATCTCCTTGCGGAAATCAATGCACTCAAAAATTTGCAGCCCTCACGCAAATTCCAT GGAGAGTATTTTGCAAAAAGGGATGTGATGCTGACGGTGAGACGTGGGAAGAAT GCTTGGCAGAGTGCAATGAGATATGCTATAAGGACCCTGTACTAAAGGACCGCCAATGGAGTGCTTACATTGATCGCTCTCCTGGAGCTGCTAATTATTCTGAG GAATGTTTCCATGCTTGTGTAGCTGGCTGTGGTTATAAG TTTGAGATTGACACAGAGAAAGTTGATAAAGTACGACCAAACAGGCCACCTCCACCTCCCCCTGTTGCGAAGCCACCCCCCCACGTTGTCAGACCTGGTGAGCTTACTCAGGACTTGCCCGGCACTTCAGCATAG
- the LOC102606813 gene encoding uncharacterized protein LOC102606813 isoform X3, whose translation MNQMIPQQWASPCGNQCTQKFAALTQIPWRVFCKKGCDADGETWEECLAECNEICYKDPVLKDRQWSAYIDRSPGAANYSEFEIDTEKVDKVRPNRPPPPPPVAKPPPHVVRPGELTQDLPGTSA comes from the exons atgaATCAGATGATACCGCAACAATGGGCATCTCCTTGCGGAAATCAATGCACTCAAAAATTTGCAGCCCTCACGCAAATTCCAT GGAGAGTATTTTGCAAAAAGGGATGTGATGCTGACGGTGAGACGTGGGAAGAAT GCTTGGCAGAGTGCAATGAGATATGCTATAAGGACCCTGTACTAAAGGACCGCCAATGGAGTGCTTACATTGATCGCTCTCCTGGAGCTGCTAATTATTCTGAG TTTGAGATTGACACAGAGAAAGTTGATAAAGTACGACCAAACAGGCCACCTCCACCTCCCCCTGTTGCGAAGCCACCCCCCCACGTTGTCAGACCTGGTGAGCTTACTCAGGACTTGCCCGGCACTTCAGCATAG
- the LOC102631418 gene encoding allantoinase, with protein MENLNLQWRLLPTLTLLAASLFLLVFKDSAKLSHSECSLLPYNQYWLTSKRIVTPKGVISGAVEIKEGNIISIVSEEDWPRNSKTGQVVDYGEAVIMPGLIDVHAHLDDPGRTEWEGFPSGTKAAAAGGITTLIDMPLNSDPSTISTETLKLKVDAAEKRIYVDVGFWGGLVPENAYNASALEALLNAGVLGLKSFMCPSGINDFPMTNASHIKEGLSVLARYKRPLLVHAEMEKGSERHVKLEDDTLDTRSYSTYLKTRPPSWEEAAIRELLTVAKDTRTDGPAEGAHLHIVHLSDASSSLDLLMEAKTNGDSITVETCPHYLAFSAEEIPDGDTRFKCAPPIRDAANKEKLWEALMDGHIDMLSSDHSPTVPELKLLDEGNFLKAWGGISSLQFVLPVTWSYGRKYGVTLEQLASWWSERPAKLAGQVSKGAIAIGNHADLVVWEPEAEFELDNDHPVHMKHPNISAYLGRRLSGKVLATISRGNLVYKEGNHAPAACGSPILAT; from the exons ATGGAGAATCTCAATCTGCAGTGGAGGCTGTTGCCTACGCTAACACTGCTAGCTGCTTCTCTGTTCTTGCTTGTTTTTAAGGATTCTGCCAAG TTATCTCACAGTGAGTGCAGTCTCCTTCCTTACAACCAGTACTGGTTAACCAGCAAGCGGATTGTGACACCAAAAGGAGTTATTTCTGGTGCag TTGAGATCAAGGAAGGGAATATCATATCCATTGTTTCAGAAGAAGATTGGCCTCGGAACTCCAAGACAGGACAAGTAGTTGATTATGGAGAGGCTGTTATCATGCCTGGTTTGATTGATGT GCATGCACATCTCGATGATCCAGGAAGAACTGAGTGGGAAGGATTTCCTTCGGGGACCAAAGCAGCTGCTGCAG GTGGTATAACAACATTAATTGACATGCCCCTCAATAGTGATCCCTCAACTATCTCAACGGAAACTCTGAAATTAAAG GTTGATGCAGCAGAGAAGAGAATCTATGTTGATGTTG GTTTTTGGGGAGGTCTAGTTCCTGAAAATGCATATAATGCAAGTGCTCTAGAAGCTCTTTTGAATGCTGGTGTTCTTGGATTAAAG TCTTTTATGTGTCCTTCAGGGATCAACGACTTTCCTATGACAAATGCCAGCCATATTAAG GAAGGACTATCTGTATTGGCAAGATACAAAAGACCTTTACTTGTACATGCTGAGATGGAAAAAGGTTCAGAAAGGCATGTAAAACTCGAAGATGATACACTTGACACTCGATCTTATTCAACATATCTGAAGACAAGGCCACCTTCATG GGAGGAAGCGGCTATCAGAGAACTCTTGACAGTAGCAAAGGACACGAGGACAGATGGCCCTGCAGAAGGAGCTCATCTTCACATTGTTCATTTATCTGATGCTAGTTCTTCCTTGGATCTATTAATG GAAGCAAAAACTAATGGTGACAGCATAACTGTTGAGACATGCCCGCACTACTTGGCTTTCTCAGCAGAGGAGATTCCTGATGGAGATACTCGGTTCAAATGTGCTCCGCCCATACGTGATGCagcaaataaagaaaaattatgggAGGCTCTGATG GATGGACACATTGATATGCTAAGCTCTGATCATTCACCAACCGTGCCAGAACTTAAACTCCTTGATGAAGGCAACTTTTTGAAAGCTTGGGGTGGCATATCATCTTTGCAG TTTGTTCTTCCTGTCACGTGGTCTTATGGGCGGAAATATGGAGTAACTTTAGAACAGTTAGCTTCATGGTGGAGTGAGAGACCTGCCAAGCTTGCTGGACAAGTTTCAAAg GGTGCCATTGCAATTGGAAATCATGCAGACCTAGTTGTATGGGAACCTGAAGCGGAGTTTGAACTTGACAATGACCATCCTGTACACATGAAGCATCCT AACATCTCCGCCTATTTGGGAAGAAGACTCTCTGGGAAAGTACTGGCCACAATTTCAAGGGGAAACCTCGTATACAAAGAGGGAAATCATGCTCCTGCAGCTTGTGGTTCTCCAATCCTGGCAACATGA